In the genome of Labrus mixtus chromosome 21, fLabMix1.1, whole genome shotgun sequence, one region contains:
- the si:ch73-103b11.2 gene encoding GRIP and coiled-coil domain-containing protein 2 isoform X4: MSLKDNPCRKFQANIFNKSKCQNCFKPRESHLLNDEDLNQAKPVYGGWLLLAPEGTNFDNPLHRSRKWQRRFFILYEHGLLRYALDEMPSTLPQGTINMNQCSDVIDGESRTGQKNSLCILTPEKEHFIRAECKEIINGWQEALTVYPRTNKQNQKKKRKVDPPTHQAGFAATEDMNGHPEPGPAKVTVTSSSSSGGSIPCLPSSIASAERVPMSRATLWQEETRWSRATIPCSRSASCISQLNQSQPESSITTQDDAATVSTGRKVRVESGYFSLEKTKSEPSPQSAPHFQPPQHLPLSSSASSSSLGATSPRRAQIIGRYEEGKHLEQMDTGSTNEPPANTTQIQRQGRSERRYLANKHDMSLDAGKDRSVPDVSSSTFANLRRAKSLDRRVTESSMTPDLLNFKKGWMTKLYDDGMWKKHWFVLTDQSLRYYKDSIAEEASELDGEIDLTTCYDVKEFPVQRNYGFQIVCKDGACTLSAMTSGIRRNWIQAIMKNVRPTIAPDVTRKNISLKLSVLKPRSLHEEQIQAQVMLEPCPQATPEPSPSPEAPRSDVNRKQAIINASAPPSEPRKSRVRERRREGRSKTYDWSEFKMEQAAKPVKERADTVDLSSSFSTTSSYCSPSSSASSLASSPVSTSSLQTSSVSGSHPQSMPEEAQKENVRKGVPPPCTTSASQMPNTVSVTMMSTLNTASPASSVHEGQEQGRMEVDHPAAMHPAGDAKKDNRTSDVQGEIEQRWHQVETTPLREEKQVPINSAVGNSDRLPAHELAALLDKELGQKQKELDCLQKQNNALKEQLEDALGREQSARDGYVLQSATPPSSSPHRVPWQRLHTLNQDLQGELEAQKHKQDLAQQHIRTLKRSYTEAQDAVDRHEADIQALQAKLASAMAEILASEQAVARMRNELKLEQERSKEHEEEYSRGERTLRTQLKDSEDRLREVEASLLERNQALRHLERQQALQRDHMREIQRLQERLQEVTARLGATEEGQALKEERLRKEQHAMQESHERERQNLCRRLAEAEAAQKEMEKRLLEAEQQVEALLRGRQASAGKESREEILKLQEELAQKTDTVESLRQSVQRLEEERGQLTCRCQELLNQIAEADREVNKLRNRLESEEADYYTLESSYERATQEFQKISQFLREKEEEIRQTKEMYERLMERKEEDLKEAFVKMAALGNSLEETEQKLQAKEELLCQMSQGLLNRVEPCSAEKDLQAKLVVAEDRIAELEQHLNALQLGYADLRMERQQIPEHGKKARLKTSLSLSANTVPKLLFDSRSKSDNSTDDKESQAKRPRIRFSTIQCHKYINQEGLDSSQVSNFSDTRKTMHQSENEDMQLSEGIISSDATCPHSSDPEKFISIIHALETKLLATEDTLRNLTQNLEEQHSTQAEDMSKEIDQKMTETQFDKEFSCESGLHSIATNKHYAKALVCVESSREKVRGILSGSHDTTDSQLHSLSEIENDLFNASLYIRQGQKSSEEQSPVVQQIPETVDKDTLHLFAKTLSFEAVVLNKMALLIQTSKSDVLQGLADIWEDIENIKKSDKDCLAVVYADVLTRKLMLEGAFWKDLEKAELDVAKSKMDSVSADEDIDANKIFHTFIKAELAYSIQHLKQCYEEKFKILKRELTEAHNDLHQRETALKAIIEASKTPDLKNVIKEVKHNFGFKKHKLADIRPPELAPYMEQIEMEEARDLAEEIVERQLASEMPSCGVDTIESFQNAHDSLANELQRQAAILHKYSQEIESGGNHPGLAQMVHALLGHQSSHSITSMSLCMREALIQAQVAYVACRLRTMHEQDLGWCKQTGQNMDALVQQHAHNVSRIKEKYEASLEDERKNFQRTISALQKENQTLKDDVSKRVNQLCQQQKQLGLLEENFQKDIEKLKQRHMQELSQAEKGRVSTEMALMETTADSQRKLEVLLVDMNTMEERHESHVRKLEEQFEQRICELQHIHKEEVEKLHAQYMENIHRVQMHQQDKKGPEGSHWLPFDEAATPMEEEEQGKGENMSEVDSMVVLKDRIQELETQMNTMRDELENKHLEGDVASLREKYQRDFESLKATCERGFAAMEETHHKVIQDLQRQHQREISKLMEERERLLAEETAATIAAIEAMKNAHKEELEKTQRSQVSGLNSDIDELRLQYEEELQSIQRELEVLSEQYSQKCLENAHLAQALEAERQALRQCQRENQELNAHNQELNNRLSVEITRMRSCFSGETAPTLSQGKDVYELEVLLRIKESEIQYLKQEIHSLKDELQSALRDKKYATDKYKDIYTELSIVKAKADCDISKLKEKLLIATEALGEKTVDGTVTSGYDIMKSKSNPDFLKKERSSTSRQSRGVRSKSLKEGLTVQERMKLFEAKDSKKI; this comes from the exons GTGGCAGGAGGCTCTGACTGTTTATCCTCGGACCAATAAGcagaaccagaagaagaaacgcAAGGTGGATCCTCCCACTCACCAG GCTGGATTTGCAGCTACTGAAGACATGAATGGACACCCA GAGCCCGGCCCGGCCAAGGTGACAgtgaccagcagcagcagcagcgggggAAGCATCCCCTGCCTGCCCAGCAGCATCGCCAGCGCCGAGCGTGTCCCGATGAGCCGCGCCACTCTGTGGCAAGAGGAGACCCGCTGGAGCAGGGCCACCATCCCCTGCAGCCGCAGTGCCTCCTGCATCAGCCAGCTGAACCAGAGCCAGCCAGAGTCCAGTATCACTACTCAAGATG ATGCTGCCACTGTGAGCACTGGACGTAAGGTACGAGTGGAGAGTGGTTACTTTTCCCTGGAGAAGACCAAGTCAGAGCCTTCTCCACAGTCTGCACCGCATTTTCAGCCGCCCCAGCATCTGCCCCTGTCCTCTTcagcatcctcctcctctttaggaGCTACCAGTCCCAG GCGTGCTCAAATCATCGGCCGATATGAAGAGGGTAAGCATTTGGAGCAGATGGACACGGGCAGCACCAACGAGCCCCCCGCTAACACCACGCAAATCCAGAGACAAGGCCGCAGCGAGAGACGCTATCTGGCTAACAAACAT gATATGTCACTGGATGCAGGCAAGGACCGCTCAGTCCCTGATGTGTCCAGCTCCACTTTTGCAAATTTAAGAAGAGCAAAGTCACTGGATCGCAGAGTCACCGAGTCCTCAATGACG CCAGATCTgctgaactttaaaaaaggatGGATGACAAAGCTCTACGACGACGGAATG TGGAAGAAACACTGGTTTGTCCTGACAGATCAGAGTCTGAGGTACTACAAGGACTCCATAGCTGAAGAG GCTTCAGAACTGGATGGTGAGATTGACCTTACTACATGTTACGATGTCAAAGAGTTCCCAGTCCAAAGGAATTACGGCTTTCAAATCGTG TGTAAAGATGGAGCATGCACCCTGTCAGCCATGACCTCTGGAATCCGTCGCAACTGGATTCAGGCGATCATGAAGAATGTGCGACCCACCATCGCCCCTGATGTCACTCG GAAAAACATCTCTCTGAAACTATCCGTTCTGAAGCCCAG atcCCTCCATGAGGAGCAGATACAAGCCCAAGTGATGTTGGAGCCATGTCCACAAGCCACCCCTGAGCCAAGCCCCAGTCCTGAGGCCCCCAGGTCTGATgtcaacagaaagcaggccatCATCAATGCCTCAGCGCCTCCCTCTGAGCCGCGGAAAAGCAGAGTCCGTGAGCGCAGACGAGAGGGTCGCTCCAAGACCTACGACTGGTCCGAATTCAAAATGGAACAGGCCGCAAAACCTGTAAAAGAACGAGCAGACacagtggacctcagctcatctttCTCCACGACGTCCTCATactgctctccctcctcctctgcgtCCTCCTTAGCGTCCTCTCCCGTCTCTACCTCCTCGCTCCAGACCTCTTCTGTGTCAGGCTCCCACCCACAGTCCATGCCAGAAGAAGCACAAAAAGAGAATGTAAGGAAGGGTGTCCCTCCACCTTGCACAACCAGTGCATCTCAGATGCCAAATACAGTTAGTGTCACCATGATGTCCACGCTTAACACTGCATCGCCAGCGTCATCAGTGCATGAAGGCCAAGAGCAAGGAAGGATGGAAGTAGACCACCCTGCAGCCATGCATCCTGCAGGTGATGCTAAAAAGGACAACAGAACCTCAGATGTCCAAGGAGAGATTGAGCAGCGATGGCATCAGGTGGAGACCACACCGctcagagaagagaaacaagTGCCAATTAACTCGGCTGTAGGAAACTCTGACAGGTTGCCTGCACATGAGCTAGCTGCGCTGCTAGACAAAGAG TTAGGACAGAAGCAGAAGGAGCTAGACTGTCTGCAGAAGCAAAACAACGCTTTAAAAGAGCAGTTAGAAGATGCACTCGGGAGAGAGCAAAGTGCCAGAGATGGCTATGTACTGCAG AGTGCAACACCCCCTTCCTCTTCACCGCACAGAGTGCCATGGCAACGTTTGCATACCCTTAATCAAGATCTGCAGGGGGAGTTGGAGGCCCAAAAGCACAAGCAGGACCTCGCACAGCAGCACATCCGGACACTGAAGAGAAGCTACACAGAAGCCCAGGACGCTGTAGACCGCCATGAGGCCGATATTCAGGCTCTGCAGGCTAAACTAGCGTCTGCAATGGCTGAAATCTTGGCTAGTGAACAGGCTGTGGCCAGAATGCGCAATGAGCTCAAGCTAGAGCAGGAGCGCTCAAAAGAACACGAGGAGGAATACAGCCGTGGTGAGAGGACTTTGAGAACCCAACTAAAGGACAGTGAAGATAGACTTCGTGAGGTAGAGGCCAGTCTCTTAGAGAGAAACCAGGCCCTCAGACACCTGGAGCGCCAGCAGGCTCTGCAGCGAGACCACATGAGAGAGATTCAGAGGCTACAGGAGAGACTACAAGAGGTGACTGCTCGGCTCGGTGCTACTGAAGAGGGTCAGGCACTGAAGGAGGAGCGCCTCAGGAAGGAGCAGCACGCCATGCAAGAGAGTcacgagagggagagacagaaccTGTGCAGGAGATTAGCTGAGGCTGAAGCTGCACagaaagagatggagaagaGGCTGCTGGAGGCCGAGCAGCAGGTAGAGGCCCTCTTAAGAGGGAGACAGGCCTCTGCAGGAAAAGAAAGCAGGGAGGAGATTCTGAAGTTACAAGAGGAACTGGCCCAGAAGACTGACACGGTGGAGTCACTAAGGCAGAGTGTGCAGAGGctagaagaagagagagggcaACTCACCTGCCGCTGTCAGGAGCTTCTCAATCAGATCGCTGAAGCAGACCGTGAGGTGAATAAGCTCCGCAATCGCCTGGAATCAGAGGAGGCAGATTACTACACTTTGGAGAGCTCATATGAAAGGGCTACCCAAGAGTTTCAGAAAATAAGCCAGTTCCTtcgagaaaaagaggaagagatcCGGCAGACTAAGGAGATGTATGAGAGGCTGATGGAACGCAAGGAAGAAGACTTGAAGGAGGCCTTTGTCAAAATGGCTGCACTCGGAAACAGCTTAGAGGAAACGGAACAGAAGTTACAAGCTAAAGAGGAGCTTCTTTGTCAAATGAGTCAAGGTCTCTTAAATAGGGTTGAGCCCTGTAGTGCTGAAAAGGATCTGCAAGCCAAGCTTGTGGTTGCAGAGGACCGCATAGCAGAGCTAGAGCAGCATCTTAATGCCCTGCAGCTAGGCTACGCTGACCTACGCATGGAAAGACAGCAAATACCAGAACATGGCAAGAAAGCTAGACTTAAAACATCGCTCTCCTTATCAGCAAACACAGTGCCCAAACTTTTGTTTGACAGTAGATCCAAGTCAGATAACTCCACTGATGATAAGGAGTCTCAAGCCAAGAGACCAAGGATACGTTTTTCCACTATTCAGTGTCATAAGTACATAAATCAAGAGGGCCTGGATAGTAGCCAGGTGAGCAACTTTTCagacacaagaaaaacaatgcaTCAGAGTGAAAATGAAGACATGCAGCTAAGTGAAGGAATCATCTCCTCTGATGCAACATGCCCTCACAGTAGTGACCCAGAGAAGTTTATCTCAATCATACATGCCCTAGAGACCAAACTGCTGGCCACTGAGGATACATTAAGAAACCTCACACAGAATCTTGAGGAGCAACACTCCACCCAAGCAGAAGACATGAGCAAAGAGATTGAtcaaaaaatgacagaaacccAGTTTGATAAAGAGTTTAGTTGTGAAAGCGGGTTACACAGTATAGCAACTAATAAGCATTACGCTAAGGCCCTGGTGTGTGTAGAAAGCAGTCGAGAGAAAGTCAGGGGTATTCTCAGTGGCTCTCACGATACCACTGATTCACAGCTGCACTCATTGTCAGAGATAGAGAACGATTTGTTCAATGCATCTCTGTACATCCGACAAGGACAGAAGTCATCGGAAGAGCAGTCACCAGTTGTCCAACAAATTCCAGAGACTGTAGATAAAGACACTTTGCACCTCTTTGCCAAAACGTTGTCTTTTGAGGCTGTCGTTTTAAACAAGATGGCTTTATTGATACAGACTTCAAAGTCAGATGTCCTGCAAGGTCTTGCTGATATATGGGAAGACATAGAGAACATTAAAAAGAGTGACAAAGATTGCTTGGCTGTAGTTTATGCTGATGTCTTAACCAGGAAGTTGATGCTAGAAGGTGCATTCTGGAAAGATTTAGAGAAAGCTGAGCTAGATGTTGCCAAATCCAAAATGGACAGTGTTTCAGCTGATGAAGATATAGACGCCAACAAAATCTTCCACACCTTCATTAAAGCAGAGCTAGCATACTCTATTCAACACCTTAAACAATGTTATGAAGAGAAATTCAAAATACTGAAAAGGGAGTTGACAGAAGCTCATAATGACCTACATCAAAGGGAAACGGCTCTGAAAGCAATCATTGAAGCTTCCAAAACACctgatttgaaaaatgtaataaaagaaGTCAAACATAACTTTGGGTTTAAGAAACACAAGTTGGCAGACATTCGCCCTCCTGAACTTGCTCCCTATATGGAACAGATTGAAATGGAAGAGGCTAGAGACTTGGCTGAGGAAATTGTAGAGAGACAGTTGGCTTCTGAAATGCCCTCTTGTGGCGTTGATACCATTGAATCATTTCAAAATGCACATGACAGCCTAGCTAACGAGCTTCAAAGACAAGCAGCAATCCTCCATAAGTATTCCCAGGAGATAGAAAGTGGTGGAAACCACCCTGGACTGGCCCAAATGGTCCATGCTCTTCTTGGGCACCAATCTTCACACAGCATCACTAGTATGTCTCTTTGTATGCGCGAAGCCCTCATCCAAGCTCAAGTGGCTTATGTGGCATGCAGGTTACGGACAATGCATGAACAGGACTTGGGTTGGTGTAAACAGACAGGCCAGAACATGGATGCTCTTGTGCAGCAGCATGCACACAATGTCAGCAGAATCAAAGAAAAATATGAGGCGTCACTAGAGGATGAGCGCAAGAACTTCCAACGAACGATATCCGCTCTCCAGAAAGAGAACCAAACTCTGAAGGATGACGTCAGCAAACGTGTAAACCAGCTCTGCCAGCAGCAGAAGCAACTGGGTCTCCTAGAGGAGAATTTCCAGAAGGACATTGAAAAGCtaaaacagagacacatgcaaGAACTCAGCCAAGCCGAGAAAGGCCGTGTCTCAACAGAAATGGCCCTCATGGAGACGACGGCTGACAGTCAACGGAAGCTTGAGGTTCTGCTGGTGGACATGAACACAATGGAGGAACGGCACGAGAGTCATGTGAGGAAACTGGAGGAGCAATTTGAACAAAGGATATGTGAGCTCCAGCATATCCACAAAGAGGAGGTTGAAAAGTTACATGCCCAGTATATGGAAAACATTCATCGTGTCCAAATGCACCAACAGGACAAAAAAGGTCCTGAGGGTTCTCATTGGCTTCCCTTTGATGAGGCTGCTACACCgatggaagaggaggaacaggGGAAGGGGGAAAACATGTCAGAGGTGGACTCCATGGTGGTTCTGAAGGATCGTATCCAAGAGCTGGAGACTCAGATGAACACCATGAGGGACGAACTAGAGAACAAGCACCTAGAAGGAGATGTGGCCAGCCTGAGAGAGAAATACCAGAGAGACTTTGAAAGTCTTAAG GCCACTTGTGAACGTGGCTTTGCAGCAATGGAAGAAACGCACCACAAGGTAATCCAAGACCTCCAGAGGCAGCATCAGAGGGAGATTTCCAAACTgatggaagagagggagagacttcTGGCAGAGGAGACTGCTGCTACAATCGCTG CTATTGAAGCTATGAAGAATGCCCACAAGGAGGAGCTAGAGAAGACCCAGCGCTCACAAGTCAGTGGACTGAACTCTGACATTGATGAACTTCGCTTACAATATGA agaggagctgcagtCCATCCAGAGAGAACTGGAGGTGTTGTCTGAGCAATACTCTCAGAAATGTCTGGAGAATGCTCACCTGGCCCAGGCCCTAGAGGCCGAGAGGCAGGCACTCAGGCAGTGTCAAAGAGAGAACCAGGAACTGAACGCTCACAACCAG GAACTGAATAACCGGCTGTCAGTAGAGATCACTCGGATGCGCTCTTGTTTCAGCGGTGAAACAGCACCAACACTTAGCCAGGGCAAAGACGTGTATGAACTCGAG GTGTTGCTACGAATTAAGGAGTCAGAGATCCAGTATCTGAAACAGGAAATCCACTCTTTGAAAGATGAACTGCAGTCGGCTTTAAGG GACAAGAAATACGCCACAGACAAATATAAGGACATCTACACGGAGCTCAGCATTGTGAAAGCAAAGGCCGACTGTGACATCAGCAAACTGAAGGAGAAGCTGCTCATCGCCACAGAAGCTTTGGGCGAGAAGACTGTGGATGGCACGGTCACATCTGGATACg ATATCATGAAATCGAAAAGTAACCCTGATTTCCTAAAAAAAGAACGATCATCCACCTCCAGGCAATCCAGAGGTGTACGGTCAAAG AGCCTGAAAGAGGGACTAACTGTGCAGGAGCGTATGAAGCTTTTCGAGGCAAAAGATTccaaaaagatttaa